A genomic region of Streptomyces sp. R33 contains the following coding sequences:
- a CDS encoding VOC family protein, producing MDIKLELVAVPVTDVDRAKAFYERVGFHADHDVTVSEDIRFVQLTPPGSACSIALGRGLTRMAPGSLDNMQVVVTDIEEAYADLRGRGIEVTEIQDMPWGSFVYFSDPDGNGWAVQQTTPRKAAAAEG from the coding sequence ATGGACATCAAGCTGGAGCTGGTCGCCGTCCCCGTCACCGACGTCGACCGGGCCAAGGCCTTCTACGAGCGGGTCGGCTTCCACGCCGATCACGACGTCACCGTGAGCGAGGACATCCGCTTCGTGCAGCTGACCCCGCCGGGGTCGGCCTGCTCGATCGCCCTGGGCAGGGGCCTCACCCGGATGGCCCCCGGCTCGCTGGACAACATGCAGGTCGTCGTCACCGACATCGAGGAGGCGTACGCGGACCTGCGCGGCCGGGGCATCGAGGTGACGGAGATCCAGGACATGCCGTGGGGCTCGTTCGTCTACTTCTCCGACCCCGACGGCAACGGCTGGGCGGTGCAGCAGACGACCCCGCGCAAAGCGGCGGCAGCCGAGGGCTAG
- a CDS encoding NAD(P)-dependent oxidoreductase, giving the protein METVALLGTGIMGSGMARNLLRAGLGLRVWNRTREKAEPLAAEGAVVVDSPAEAVAGAGVVLTMLTDGAAVAQAMAAAAPGLRAGQVWAQMSTVGVAALEELAGLAREHGLVFVDAPVQGTRQPAEAGTLVVLASGPADPRLEPVFAAVGAKTLRAGEEAGAATRLKLTTVGYAITLTAAVGEALALAEGLEVDPGLFAQAVTGGPMDNPYLQAKMKAVLERDFAPSFTVHGAEKDTGLIAEAADRAGVAVDLARAAAARLHRAAAAGHAEQDMAAAYFAGFEQTP; this is encoded by the coding sequence GTGGAGACTGTCGCGCTGCTGGGCACCGGGATCATGGGCTCGGGGATGGCCCGGAACCTGCTGCGGGCCGGGCTCGGGCTGCGGGTGTGGAACCGGACCCGGGAGAAGGCCGAGCCGCTGGCCGCCGAAGGCGCGGTCGTCGTGGACAGCCCCGCCGAGGCGGTCGCCGGGGCCGGTGTGGTGCTGACCATGCTGACGGACGGCGCGGCGGTGGCGCAGGCGATGGCCGCAGCCGCGCCGGGGCTGCGGGCCGGGCAGGTATGGGCGCAGATGAGCACGGTCGGCGTGGCCGCGCTCGAGGAACTGGCCGGCCTCGCCCGGGAGCACGGCCTGGTGTTCGTGGACGCCCCGGTGCAGGGGACCCGGCAGCCCGCCGAGGCCGGGACGCTGGTGGTCCTGGCCTCCGGGCCGGCGGATCCGCGGCTGGAGCCGGTGTTCGCCGCGGTGGGCGCCAAGACGCTCCGCGCCGGGGAGGAAGCCGGGGCGGCGACCCGCCTGAAGCTGACCACGGTCGGGTACGCGATCACCTTGACGGCGGCGGTCGGCGAGGCCCTCGCGCTGGCGGAGGGGCTGGAGGTGGATCCGGGCCTGTTCGCACAGGCGGTGACCGGCGGCCCGATGGACAACCCGTACCTCCAGGCGAAGATGAAGGCGGTCCTGGAACGGGACTTCGCCCCGAGCTTCACGGTGCACGGCGCCGAGAAGGACACCGGCCTGATCGCGGAGGCGGCGGACCGGGCGGGCGTGGCCGTCGACCTGGCCCGGGCCGCCGCGGCCCGCCTCCACCGCGCCGCGGCGGCCGGCCATGCCGAACAGGACATGGCCGCCGCCTACTTCGCCGGCTTCGAGCAGACGCCTTAG
- a CDS encoding MerR family transcriptional regulator, whose product MDDTRDTPPDLMTISAFARRVGLAPSALRFYDDCRVLLPAHVDPLTGYRHYTAAQEPRAALLRDLRAAGLALADVVAVLDGPAEGAREVLERHRAAVRERGRAADEAIRAVLGGLPGGPGVTEFTLGGAELASAARQVAPAAGRDPGHPVLGCVLLEFEEDEVRFVATDRYRFALRTLRPSALTGPPGRFLIEADALVALGAWAARAAEVTVTAGPEGSGIPFTIRHPGGSRDVVPADGAFPAYREMLAALEGPAHRVVVDRAALIAALDTCGADVPAVAVELGRDRLLVSRPDTGVCAARLAAVREEAEPVRIGFDPAVLAPALEAAVGPDVLLEISFAPARPVLVRSADQGSFTTLVMPVALPARPAGGGRAP is encoded by the coding sequence ATGGATGACACCCGCGACACCCCGCCCGACCTGATGACCATCAGCGCGTTCGCCCGCAGGGTCGGACTCGCACCCAGCGCCCTGCGCTTCTACGACGACTGCCGCGTGCTGCTGCCCGCCCACGTGGACCCCCTGACCGGCTACCGCCATTACACCGCCGCGCAGGAGCCCCGGGCCGCGCTGCTGCGCGATCTGCGCGCCGCCGGGCTGGCGCTGGCCGACGTGGTCGCCGTACTCGACGGGCCGGCCGAGGGGGCCCGGGAGGTGCTGGAGCGGCACCGGGCCGCGGTCCGGGAGCGCGGGCGGGCCGCCGACGAGGCGATCCGGGCAGTGCTGGGCGGGCTGCCCGGCGGACCGGGGGTCACCGAGTTCACGCTCGGCGGAGCCGAGTTGGCGAGCGCGGCCCGGCAGGTGGCGCCTGCCGCCGGGCGGGATCCCGGACATCCCGTCCTGGGTTGTGTGCTGCTGGAGTTCGAGGAGGACGAGGTCCGCTTCGTGGCCACCGATCGCTACCGGTTCGCCCTGCGCACGCTGCGCCCCTCGGCGCTGACCGGTCCGCCGGGCCGGTTCCTGATCGAGGCGGACGCCCTGGTCGCACTGGGGGCATGGGCGGCCCGGGCCGCCGAGGTGACGGTGACGGCAGGCCCCGAGGGGTCCGGGATCCCGTTCACGATCCGGCATCCCGGCGGCTCCCGCGATGTGGTCCCGGCCGACGGCGCGTTCCCCGCGTACCGGGAGATGCTGGCGGCCCTCGAGGGCCCCGCCCACCGCGTGGTCGTGGACCGGGCCGCGCTGATCGCCGCTCTCGACACGTGCGGGGCCGATGTCCCGGCCGTCGCCGTGGAACTGGGCCGCGACCGGCTGCTCGTGTCCCGGCCGGACACCGGCGTCTGCGCCGCCCGGCTGGCCGCCGTGCGCGAGGAGGCCGAGCCGGTGCGGATCGGCTTCGACCCGGCGGTGCTGGCACCGGCGCTGGAGGCCGCCGTCGGGCCGGACGTCCTGTTGGAGATCTCCTTTGCGCCCGCCCGCCCGGTCCTGGTCCGCTCTGCCGACCAGGGCAGCTTCACGACGCTGGTCATGCCCGTCGCCCTGCCCGCCCGCCCGGCCGGCGGAGGCCGGGCCCCGTGA